The following coding sequences are from one Lolium rigidum isolate FL_2022 chromosome 6, APGP_CSIRO_Lrig_0.1, whole genome shotgun sequence window:
- the LOC124662279 gene encoding RRP12-like protein, producing the protein MKRKQRTSAAAAAAAATEVDADEPSQALLPLDDYSGDVCAALTARYGRSASAQHRHLLATAAAIGSILADDGRSLTAESYLPAVVSALRAAGPSDPAAASALASLLVILIPHISSLPPASASESASSLADFLASPDASKLPTGTVRSVVKSLGHLALLLEPAADWGAPLEALLAASVDQRAKVRRCAQESVEKLFAYLERSGCGKKASSAAVGLFEKHISSVRGLAKLDADASEAKETEAVHMLGAMAVLVPHLSKKARSTVFSGARRLLSARFSPLTRHVLRLMEALLEHLKVENVESELENFVSLLLAYLPYDEKKPDDTIIAALQLMKSCLAKFAGHSKLWTKALPSAFEAVSGYLILDRKCSEDIAKLLIECIYSHVDQSILLTNESQPDAGDSSDGAAVKSICLSINKRLKKCPAPPLPDNVLKIVLALFLKLGECSYIFMKDILLTLSRLGTKIHKEPHLKKVEECIGAAIVAMGPDKIHSLLPISFHEDWFTCSNTWLVPILSKYVYGASLQHFIEYIVPLAKSLRDASSRAKKPRKCKELQAWSDQLWNLLPAFCRYPSDVYQNFGSLSKLLVEMLKCDRCLYKSACKGLQQLIDGTRRLTSSDQDVEIPAEISALFTSSEANNLSCVSLQRCSKKDARKSMKVLASHSVDLLCTFADDFLDSSEKRAHLKDALRSLAQLSGSANICNLFLSLVKRFGLEDTPLEPENLECQTNEVDGKEEESSDATAEINNKRSLLMELIPTLAEAADEDALDLFFGFIKSSLLNNIKSCDSRALFALSIILKEHHGYSLTQLDEIMMLLHGIKPDSNNAVLEGQLVCYKYLLVHMIKVNEESTSKKAFLILNELILALKSKKENRRIAYDVLLAISTSLRSSESNNGDSDLQRLFTMVMGYLSSPSPHIVSGAIAALSLLIYNDANFCMEVPNLIPSVLVLLQNKAIEIIKASLGFVKVLVTSLHPEKLLSLQADIMTGILPWSSFTKHHFKGKVVLILEILIRKCGFDAVNLVTPEKYKEFVREVEEGRKGNHNPADGAEPEANDPEDPTPKRRKWGDSNAEPGQEETPKREFFVKGDRKPHFGGARNHTDKASGGKGDRTHFRPKSNARSGNSQNYRGGKSQGRDTRPRNGAFNSTPNRGTRQSAHSPRFKKARTAAT; encoded by the exons ATGAAGCGGAAGCAGAGAAcctcggcggcggccgccgccgccgccgccaccgaagtCGACGCCGACGAGCCGTCCCAGGCCCTGCTCCCCCTCGACGACTATTCGGGCGACGTCTGCGCCGCCCTCACCGCGCGCTacggccgctccgcctccgcgcagcACCGCCACctgctcgccaccgccgccgccatcggctCCATCCTCGCGGACGACGGGCGCTCCCTCACAGCCGAGTCCTACCTCCCCGCCGTCGTCTCCGCGCTCCGAGCCGCCGGCCCCTCCGACCCCGCCGCCGCTTCCGCGCTCGCCTCCCTCCTCGTCATCCTCATCCCCCACATCTCCTCCCTgccgccggcctccgcctccgagtCCGCCTCCTCgctcgccgacttcctcgcctCCCCTGACGCCTCCAAGCTCCCCACCGGCACCGTGCGCTCGGTGGTCAAGTCGCTCGGCCACCTGGCGCTCCTTCTCGAACCTGCAGCCGATTGGGGCGCGCCTCTGGAGGCTCTCCTCGCCGCGTCCGTGGATCAGCGCGCCAAG GTCCGAAGATGCGCACAGGAGAGTGTGGAGAAGCTCTTCGCTTACTTGGAGCGCTCCGGCTGTGGGAAGAAAGCTAGCAGTGCTGCAGTTGGCTTGTTCGAGAAGCACATTTCGTCGGTGAGAGGTCTTGCCAAATTGGATGCAGACGCTTCCGAGGCTAAGGAGACGGAGGCGGTTCACATGCTAGGCGCGATGGCAGTTTTAGTTCCGCATCTATCTAAGAAGGCAAGGAGTACAGTGTTCTCGGGTGCTCGTCGGCTGTTGAGCGCCCGTTTTAGCCCGCTCACAAGGCATGTCCTCAGGCTAATGGAGGCCTTGCTGGAGCATCTTAAGGTTGAGAATGTTGAGTCGGAGTTGGAGAACTTCGTCTCCTTGCTGTTGGCCTATCTGCCTTATGATGAGAAGAAGCCTGATGATACCATCATTGCAGCATTACAGCTGATGAAAAGTTGTTTAGCGAAATTCGCCGGTCACTCAAAATTGTGGACAAAGGCTCTTCCATCTGCATTTGAGGCAGTTTCAG GATACCTAATTCTGGACAGAAAATGTTCTGAAGATATAGCAAAACTGCTAATAGAGTGCATCTATTCTCATGTCGACCAAAGTATTTTGTTGACTAATGAATCACAGCCTGATGCTGGGGATTCAAGTGATGGCGCTGCTGTCAAATCAATCTGTTTGTCTATCAATAAAAGACTCAAAAAgtgtcctgctcctcctcttcctgataaTGTGTTAAAGATCGTCCTGGCTTTGTTTCTCAAACTGG GGGAGTGTTCTTACATTTTTATGAAAGACATCCTACTAACTTTGTCACGACTTGGTACGAAAATACACAAAGAACCACACCTGAAGAAG GTTGAGGAGTGCATTGGGGCAGCAATAGTTGCCATGGGGCCAGATAAAATTCATTCACTACTCCCAATATCTTTTCATGAGGATTGGTTTACATGCTCAAATACTTGGCTCGTACCCATTTTAAGCAAGTATGTTTATGGGGCCTCACTGCAACACTTTATAGAGTACATTGTACCGCTAGCGAAATCTTTACGGGATGCTTCAAGCAGGG CAAAAAAACCACGAAAATGTAAAGAGTTGCAAGCTTGGAGTGATCAATTGTGGAACTTGCTTCCTGCCTTCTGCCGCTATCCGTCTGATGTATATCAGAATTTTGGTTCCTTGTCCAAACTGCTTGTAGAGATGCTGAAGTGTGATCGGTGTCTCTACAAATCCGCTTGTAAAGGCCTTCAG CAACTTATCGATGGAACTAGAAGATTAACTAGCAGCGATCAAGACGTAGAAATCCCTGCAGAAATTTCAGCCTTGTTCACGTCATCGGAGGCTAATAACTTAAGCTGTGTAAGCTTACAAAGATGCTCGAAAAAAGATGCCCGTAAAAGCATGAAAGTCCTGGCATCACATTCTGTGGATCTTCTTTGCACTTTTGCAGATGATTTCCTTGACTCTTCAGAAAAGCGTGCTCACTTAAAG GATGCTCTGAGATCCCTTGCTCAACTTTCTGGTAGCGCAAATATCtgtaacctttttctttcactagTTAAAAGATTTGGTTTGGAAGATACTCCATTGGAGCCAGAGAATCTAGAATGTCAAACAAATGAGGTAGATGGAAAAGAAGAAGAGAGCAGTGATGCTACAGCGGAGATAAATAATAAGAG GTCACTTCTGATGGAACTCATTCCCACGCTAGCTGAAGCTGCCGATGAAGATGCGCTTGATTTATTTTTTGGATTCATCAAGTCTTCTTTACTG AACAACATCAAGTCGTGTGACAGCAGAGCTCTCTTCGCATTAAGCATAATTTTGAAG GAACATCATGGATATTCTTTAACCCAGTTGGATGAAATAATGATGCTTCTTCATGGAATAAAGCCAGATTCTAATAATGCAGTTTTAGAAGGCCAATTAGTATGCTATAAGTATCTGTTGGTTCATATGATTAAG GTTAATGAAGAGAGCACCAGCAAGAAGGCATTCTTGATTCTAAATGAGTTAATACTTGCATTGAAG TCTAAGAAGGAAAATAGAAGAATAGCATACGATGTACTCCTGGCTATCAGTACTAGCTTGAGGAGCTCCGAATCAAAtaacggagattcagatcttcaACGACTATTCACAATG GTAATGGGATATCTTTCTAGTCCGTCTCCTCACATAGTGAGTGGAGCAATTGCTGCGCTATCATTGCTTATATACAATGATGCTAATTTTTGCATGGAAGTTCCAAATTTGATACCATCAGTTCTAGTTCTGCTGCAAAATAAAGCTATTGAAATAATTAAG GCATCTTTGGGCTTTGTTAAGGTGTTGGTAACATCTTTGCATCCAGAAAAACTATTGAGTTTGCAAGCAGATATCATGACTGGCATATTACCATGGTCATCTTTTACAAAGCACCATTTCAAAGGGAAG GTTGTACTAATACTGGAAATATTGATTAGGAAATGTGGATTTGATGCCGTTAACCTAGTAACACCGGAAAAATACAAGGAGTTCGTTAGAGAGGTTGAAGAG GGCCGCAAGGGGAATCATAATCCAGCAGATGGTGCAGAGCCTGAGGCAAATGATCCTGAGGATCCTACTCCGAAGAG AAGAAAATGGGGTGACTCTAATGCTGAACCTGGGCAAGAGGAAACACCGAAAAGGGAATTCTTCGTCAAAGGGGATAGGAAACCTCACTTTGGGGGTGCCAGAAACCATACTGACAAAGCATCAGGCGGCAAAGGTGATAGAACTCATTTCAGACCCAAATCCAATGCACGGTCAGGAAATAGTCAAAATTACAGAGGCGGTAAATCGCAAGGCCGCGACACGAGGCCCAGAAATGGTGCGTTCAACAGCACACCGAACCGTGGGACGAGACAGTCCGCCCACTCTCCTAGATTCAAGAAGGCTAGGACTGCAGCAACATGA